Genomic window (Vibrio pomeroyi):
GGCTCTTGCGTATGCACCACAGCTTCACCATCACGGATAAGACGCAGTTGAGCTTCTTTCATGTCATCGCCAACACGTACGTCAGCACCAAAACGAAATACTGCTTCGCTGATACGGAACTTGCCCGTCTCGCCAATCGCAATCAGCATGCCGATACGGCGTAAGCGACGTAGAGAAGTACGTACTTTTTCAAACAGCTTTTCTTTATCTAAATCAGAACCCGACGCACGGTTGGTTGCTAGCTTCATGAGTTTTTTCTCATCTGCTAACGACATCAACTCATCAAACAGCTCTTGGTTAGTAAAGATACCTTCGTGTGCTAGACGCTCTGGGCTTAGGTACAGGAAACACAGTACCTTACCAACAAGCATGTCTAGTTCAGACAAAACACTACGACCGATTAGCGATGTAGAACGC
Coding sequences:
- the mukE gene encoding chromosome partition protein MukE, coding for MSLTSTDDYMPEKLVKAIANPLFPALDSMLRSGKHISTEDLDNHALLSDFEVELQHFYQRYNTELVKAPEGFFYLRPRSTSLIGRSVLSELDMLVGKVLCFLYLSPERLAHEGIFTNQELFDELMSLADEKKLMKLATNRASGSDLDKEKLFEKVRTSLRRLRRIGMLIAIGETGKFRISEAVFRFGADVRVGDDMKEAQLRLIRDGEAVVHTQEPNQGSLLNEEQAEAASEVDAGVDENGQQDIFNDQADFDLESNDGEQTKVEGEA